A stretch of Syntrophorhabdaceae bacterium DNA encodes these proteins:
- the rpoZ gene encoding DNA-directed RNA polymerase subunit omega, which produces MARITVEDCMDTVENRFELVHLAAKRTKQLIKGAKPLVKSSNKEIVTALREIADKEIYFEKKEILEEKEAPYQLSNFAP; this is translated from the coding sequence ATGGCAAGAATAACTGTTGAAGATTGCATGGATACGGTGGAGAACCGCTTCGAGCTTGTCCACCTGGCGGCAAAAAGGACAAAACAACTGATAAAGGGCGCCAAACCGCTTGTAAAGTCTTCCAACAAAGAGATCGTGACGGCGCTGAGGGAGATTGCCGACAAAGAGATCTACTTTGAGAAGAAGGAGATCCTTGAGGAAAAAGAGGCCCCCTACCAGTTATCAAATTTCGCACCGTAA
- a CDS encoding YicC family protein has protein sequence MPKSMTGFAKLETESPEGKLYGEARALNSRYLEISIKLPRADYLYEQKLREIVKRYIKRGKVDVTIKWERSTEQSGIQKINESVLAQYVEMVKTLKEKYALKGDLTIDNIFSFKDIFLYEENNNINEDILMKSFESLLIQLNLERGKEGELIRKDLAARAGAIALNISAVEERWPLTIRMHEGKLRERITEIVNTSSVDETRVLQELAIYMERLDISEEIVRLKGHIENFRDTLESDDPIGRKLDFIIQEMVRESNTIGSKANDLFINERAIQIKVEIEKIREQVQNVE, from the coding sequence ATGCCAAAAAGTATGACAGGATTTGCAAAACTGGAAACCGAATCCCCGGAAGGAAAGCTTTACGGAGAGGCCCGGGCATTAAACAGCCGTTACCTCGAGATCAGCATCAAGCTCCCCAGGGCCGATTACCTCTATGAACAAAAACTGCGAGAGATCGTCAAGCGCTATATCAAGCGGGGTAAGGTTGACGTTACAATAAAATGGGAACGGTCAACCGAACAGTCCGGTATACAGAAGATAAACGAAAGCGTTCTCGCGCAATATGTGGAGATGGTAAAAACCTTAAAGGAAAAATACGCGCTGAAGGGTGATCTGACGATCGATAATATCTTCAGTTTTAAGGACATCTTTTTATACGAAGAGAACAATAACATCAATGAGGACATACTGATGAAATCTTTCGAGAGCCTGCTTATACAGCTCAACCTGGAAAGAGGAAAAGAAGGAGAACTTATCAGGAAAGACCTTGCGGCAAGGGCAGGCGCTATTGCGTTGAACATCTCCGCGGTCGAAGAACGATGGCCCCTGACAATCAGAATGCACGAAGGTAAATTGCGGGAGAGGATCACGGAGATCGTAAACACATCATCTGTTGACGAGACAAGGGTGCTGCAGGAACTGGCAATCTATATGGAGCGCCTCGATATCTCTGAAGAGATCGTGCGGCTGAAGGGTCACATTGAAAATTTCAGGGATACCCTTGAGTCGGATGATCCCATAGGGAGAAAACTCGATTTTATTATCCAGGAGATGGTAAGGGAATCGAATACCATAGGAAGCAAAGCAAACGATCTTTTTATTAATGAACGGGCCATCCAGATAAAGGTAGAGATTGAAAAGATACGCGAGCAGGTGCAGAATGTGGAGTGA
- the gmk gene encoding guanylate kinase, giving the protein MDTKKKGCLIVVSGPSGVGKSTIIERFLKSDTNSRFSVSYTTRQKRDREINGKDYYFVDNRTFQEMLEKGLFLEWENVHNYLYGTPRQEVLDIMQKGIDVILDIDVKGALSVKEKCANAHLIFIAPPSKDELIERLTLRGEKEIALRMKSTEEEIAQKDQFEYTITNIKLTQAYEDFKKTIEHVRRTVYGKNNC; this is encoded by the coding sequence GTGGATACTAAGAAAAAGGGATGTCTGATTGTGGTTTCGGGGCCTTCGGGGGTTGGGAAATCAACGATCATAGAGAGATTCTTAAAGAGCGATACCAACAGCAGGTTCTCCGTCTCTTACACGACAAGACAGAAAAGGGACCGCGAGATAAACGGAAAAGATTATTACTTTGTTGACAACAGGACCTTTCAGGAGATGCTGGAAAAAGGACTCTTCCTCGAATGGGAAAATGTCCATAACTATCTTTATGGCACGCCGAGACAGGAAGTGCTGGACATAATGCAAAAGGGCATTGATGTTATCCTTGACATCGATGTCAAGGGCGCCCTCAGTGTCAAAGAAAAATGCGCAAACGCCCACCTTATATTCATTGCACCGCCCTCAAAAGACGAGCTTATTGAAAGACTCACCCTGAGAGGAGAAAAGGAAATCGCTTTAAGAATGAAAAGCACAGAAGAAGAGATTGCACAAAAAGATCAATTCGAGTATACTATTACCAACATTAAACTCACTCAGGCATATGAAGATTTCAAAAAGACGATAGAACATGTAAGGAGAACGGTATATGGCAAGAATAACTGTTGA